One Psychrilyobacter piezotolerans DNA window includes the following coding sequences:
- a CDS encoding alanine/glycine:cation symporter family protein — translation MNSLEIYFKNLSNIIWGNWLIITLVLVGLFFTITLRFLQLRHFHTAIKGSIIDPLIKKKKIEGEGNISPFQALTTALGSCVGNGNIIGVATAIVGGGPGALFWMWLAGFLGMATKYSEIVLGVHFREKGKDGCYTGGPMYYISKGLNLPFLGFIYAALLFLQNSGGTLIQSNAVREVMVNLFNLKPIAASILLVIPVFLIINGGIKRLGSVTEKLIPFMTAFYLLGGLIIIAVNIDQLIPAIKLIFFSAFTPQAGAAGVAGHSMKRAMRYGVARGLYSNEAGEGTAAVIHATAITDHPARQGLLGIIEVLVDTILICSVTGLVIVISGVNNLDISPAIMISTAFSGIHWTFKYVIGISMILFGFSSVLAQWYFGNATLNYLVGEKSRSFCKYLFLLLVFLGPFLSLDLVWYIQDVFLGLLIIPNLIGITLLSPIVKSLTFDFLENKVKNKKVYTSR, via the coding sequence ATGAATTCTTTAGAAATTTATTTTAAAAATTTATCCAATATAATATGGGGGAATTGGCTTATCATCACACTTGTTTTAGTTGGGTTATTTTTTACGATAACTCTGAGATTTCTTCAATTAAGACATTTTCATACTGCTATCAAGGGATCTATTATAGATCCCTTGATTAAGAAAAAAAAAATTGAAGGGGAGGGGAATATCTCCCCTTTCCAGGCTCTTACTACAGCCCTTGGAAGCTGCGTAGGAAATGGAAATATCATAGGGGTAGCTACTGCGATAGTGGGAGGAGGTCCGGGAGCATTGTTTTGGATGTGGCTTGCTGGATTTCTGGGTATGGCAACTAAATACTCTGAAATAGTATTGGGGGTACATTTCAGAGAAAAAGGGAAAGATGGTTGTTATACCGGAGGTCCCATGTATTATATTTCCAAAGGGCTAAATCTGCCTTTTCTTGGATTTATTTATGCGGCACTTTTATTTCTTCAAAATTCAGGGGGAACCCTCATACAATCCAATGCTGTCAGGGAAGTTATGGTCAATTTATTTAATTTAAAACCAATAGCAGCGTCTATATTACTGGTTATTCCGGTTTTTTTAATTATAAATGGAGGGATAAAAAGACTGGGTAGTGTAACTGAAAAGCTCATCCCCTTTATGACTGCCTTTTATCTTTTGGGAGGACTCATAATCATAGCGGTAAATATAGATCAATTAATCCCTGCCATAAAATTAATCTTTTTTTCCGCTTTCACTCCCCAGGCAGGAGCAGCAGGAGTAGCGGGACATTCTATGAAAAGAGCCATGAGGTACGGAGTAGCCAGAGGGCTTTATTCAAATGAGGCAGGAGAAGGAACTGCTGCGGTAATCCATGCTACAGCTATCACAGACCATCCTGCCAGACAGGGACTCCTCGGCATCATAGAAGTTTTGGTGGATACCATCCTGATCTGCTCTGTGACCGGTCTGGTAATAGTTATATCAGGGGTAAACAATTTGGATATATCTCCGGCTATAATGATAAGTACGGCTTTTTCAGGAATACACTGGACCTTTAAATATGTAATAGGAATAAGTATGATTCTTTTTGGTTTTTCATCTGTACTTGCCCAGTGGTATTTTGGGAATGCTACATTAAATTATCTGGTGGGAGAAAAAAGCCGGTCTTTCTGTAAATACTTATTTCTTTTATTGGTTTTTTTAGGACCATTTTTATCCTTGGATTTAGTGTGGTATATACAGGATGTTTTTTTGGGATTACTTATTATACCAAATCTTATCGGTATAACCTTACTGAGCCCCATAGTAAAGAGTTTAACATTTGATTTTTTAGAAAATAAAGTTAAAAATAAGAAAGTTTATACATCTAGATAA
- a CDS encoding PTS sugar transporter subunit IIA gives MKLSSYLNPRCIYLNLEGNTKEDIIVQMIDNTAKHDKKFNESVDLIREGVLSREEDLSTAMGNGIAIPHARIDGYDDILISIGIMKEPMKCDTADLRKKDLVKIFFMITAETLKNKIILKIMSSITKIALKDRELLEKIKNAESETEVYNLLSDINVKIENKITAEDVMDPTIKPVSPYDTLDDIARRLITEEKPGFPVVDDKGNFLGEMTERELISFGMPNYTSVMDDLDFFTIGEPFEEYLKNEKTARIQDIYRKKTIVVDRKTPIMEICLLMVNKGFTRIYVVENGKYYGTILRSHIIKKVLHI, from the coding sequence ATGAAGTTATCAAGTTATCTGAATCCCAGATGTATTTACTTAAATTTAGAAGGAAATACCAAGGAAGATATCATTGTTCAAATGATCGATAATACAGCTAAACACGATAAAAAATTTAATGAATCTGTGGATTTAATCAGAGAAGGAGTCCTTTCCAGGGAGGAAGACCTTTCTACTGCCATGGGAAATGGAATAGCTATTCCCCATGCCAGAATAGACGGATATGATGATATCCTTATCTCTATAGGTATCATGAAGGAACCCATGAAATGTGATACGGCGGACCTGAGAAAGAAAGATCTGGTAAAAATATTCTTTATGATCACTGCAGAAACCTTGAAAAATAAGATCATTTTGAAGATCATGTCTTCTATCACTAAAATAGCTCTTAAAGACAGGGAATTACTTGAAAAAATCAAGAATGCAGAGAGTGAAACTGAGGTTTATAATCTTTTGAGTGATATCAATGTCAAAATTGAAAACAAGATCACTGCGGAAGACGTTATGGATCCCACAATAAAACCGGTAAGCCCCTATGATACCCTGGACGATATAGCCAGAAGACTCATCACCGAAGAAAAACCAGGATTTCCGGTAGTAGACGACAAGGGAAATTTCTTGGGAGAGATGACTGAAAGGGAGCTTATTTCCTTTGGAATGCCTAATTATACCTCGGTGATGGATGATTTAGATTTTTTCACCATAGGGGAGCCCTTTGAGGAATATCTAAAAAATGAAAAGACTGCTAGAATTCAGGATATATACAGAAAAAAAACAATAGTTGTAGACAGAAAAACTCCTATAATGGAAATATGCCTGCTCATGGTAAATAAAGGCTTTACCAGGATATATGTGGTTGAAAATGGTAAATATTACGGTACAATCTTAAGATCACATATAATCAAAAAAGTTTTACATATATAA
- a CDS encoding MFS transporter, translated as MERKGNFKKWFTFIVLIIGGGSIYKLSSLKDAFYIPMQEHFHLTHGQIGNALSIYSTVATVGFLFAIYFADKFSKKIALPASLIATGILGIYLSTFPGYHGILLVWALFGITCDMMYWPILLKSVKSLGTDQEQGRLFGFLEAGRGVVDTIIAFTALAIFAWLGKGAFGLRGAILFFSGATIVIGIISYFCLEHDKPVEKKEGGLKGEFQGVIKAVKCKEIWVVSFTIFSVYAVYCGLTYFIPFLKDIYGLPVTLIGAYGIINQYGLKMIGGPLGGFLADKKFKSPSKYLRFSFLLSIAAMIIFILLPHKSMNVYLGMVFTLGFGTIIFSQRAIFFAPMGEINISEDISGSAMAIGSFIGYAPAMFTYSIYGSILDKFPGFTGYRIVFLLMAGFALGGFIISSYLVKLINNSKTAKETATISN; from the coding sequence ATGGAAAGAAAGGGTAATTTTAAAAAATGGTTCACTTTTATTGTTTTAATTATAGGGGGAGGGTCGATCTATAAACTGTCATCCCTTAAAGATGCATTTTATATCCCAATGCAGGAACATTTTCATCTTACACACGGACAAATAGGAAATGCACTGTCAATTTATTCTACTGTGGCAACTGTTGGGTTTTTATTTGCAATCTATTTTGCAGATAAATTTTCAAAGAAGATAGCACTTCCTGCATCACTTATTGCAACTGGAATTTTAGGAATATATCTGTCAACTTTTCCGGGATATCATGGTATTTTATTAGTTTGGGCATTATTCGGGATCACATGTGACATGATGTACTGGCCTATACTGCTAAAATCGGTAAAATCTTTGGGAACAGATCAAGAGCAGGGAAGATTATTTGGATTTTTAGAAGCAGGAAGAGGTGTAGTAGATACAATCATCGCCTTTACAGCATTGGCAATATTTGCATGGCTTGGAAAAGGAGCCTTTGGTTTGAGAGGGGCAATACTATTCTTCTCAGGAGCTACCATAGTAATAGGAATTATTTCTTACTTCTGTTTAGAACACGATAAACCGGTGGAAAAGAAAGAGGGCGGACTAAAGGGAGAGTTCCAAGGAGTTATAAAAGCTGTTAAATGTAAGGAAATTTGGGTTGTTTCATTTACAATATTTTCTGTTTATGCGGTATATTGCGGACTTACATACTTCATTCCGTTTTTAAAAGATATATACGGGTTACCTGTAACACTAATAGGGGCTTATGGAATAATCAATCAATATGGATTAAAGATGATCGGAGGTCCATTAGGTGGATTCCTGGCAGATAAAAAGTTTAAATCTCCAAGTAAATATTTAAGATTCTCATTCCTTCTTTCAATAGCAGCTATGATCATATTTATCCTGTTGCCGCATAAATCTATGAATGTTTACTTAGGAATGGTATTCACCCTTGGTTTTGGAACTATTATATTTTCTCAAAGAGCTATTTTCTTTGCTCCCATGGGAGAGATCAATATATCTGAGGATATTTCAGGATCGGCAATGGCTATTGGAAGTTTCATAGGATATGCTCCTGCAATGTTTACATATTCTATCTATGGAAGTATCTTGGATAAATTTCCTGGTTTTACAGGGTATAGAATAGTATTTTTATTGATGGCAGGTTTTGCTCTTGGAGGATTCATAATAAGCAGTTACCTTGTAAAATTAATTAATAATTCGAAAACAGCAAAAGAAACAGCAACTATATCAAATTAG
- a CDS encoding DeoR/GlpR family DNA-binding transcription regulator: MLAEERKEKIIQLLEKNGNIKVSDLTRLFDVSLQTIRRDLEVLESEGLIKKVYGGAILKKKRVQDLTHSSREKQSLTEKEEIAEISLKLIEEGDSIALNDSTTNLALARKIKKKFKNLTIISNSLLIMSELSNVEGFNLILAGGILNVKEQAFFGEITERILDEFIIDKAFIAVSGFSLQTGVTDYPLEEVQLQKKLLEISQKAIIVADSSKLETTSLIKVRDAKDVDLLVTDSNISSEIKSRYEKAGIRIINR, translated from the coding sequence TTGTTAGCTGAAGAACGTAAAGAAAAAATAATACAACTGCTTGAAAAAAACGGGAATATAAAGGTCTCGGATCTGACCAGACTCTTTGATGTTTCCCTGCAGACGATCAGAAGGGACTTGGAGGTTTTAGAATCGGAAGGCCTCATAAAAAAAGTCTACGGAGGAGCCATCCTGAAAAAAAAGAGAGTTCAGGATCTTACCCACTCTTCCAGAGAAAAGCAGTCCTTGACCGAAAAAGAAGAGATCGCTGAAATAAGTCTGAAACTCATAGAAGAGGGCGATTCCATAGCATTAAATGACAGTACCACCAACCTTGCACTAGCAAGAAAAATAAAGAAAAAATTTAAAAATCTGACTATTATCTCAAATTCCCTCCTTATCATGAGTGAACTTTCCAATGTAGAAGGGTTTAACCTTATCCTTGCAGGAGGGATCTTGAATGTAAAAGAACAGGCATTTTTTGGAGAGATAACCGAAAGAATCCTGGATGAATTTATAATAGACAAGGCTTTCATTGCTGTCAGTGGTTTTTCATTGCAAACTGGGGTTACAGATTATCCCCTGGAAGAAGTCCAGCTCCAAAAAAAACTCCTGGAAATAAGTCAAAAGGCTATCATTGTTGCTGACAGCAGCAAGTTAGAAACCACATCTCTTATCAAGGTGAGGGATGCTAAGGATGTGGATCTTTTGGTTACCGACTCAAATATTTCTTCCGAGATTAAGAGTCGTTATGAGAAGGCAGGGATTCGTATAATTAACCGGTAG
- a CDS encoding YitT family protein, producing the protein MKNNSLRSYFFVYLGCIIQAFSVNVILKPNNLTVGGFTGLSLALENIIGVRYSIIYYILCLITLIMAFKFLGKVAGLKIILLSLTYPLLLVAFDFLNVFTVVLDDKLLVCIYYGVLTGIGSGLVLREGFSQGSSDTLARITNVLLLPHISIAKILFVIDVAVLFVCGSVFGLNSILYALVMQAVYMKTLDSVLMGMRAQLVKVIIITSKTEEVKKYIKEVLHRGVSLGNNSNDSNSLQLKLISICSTKEAHAMKEYVARIDKEAFINVAPVISVWGKGDGFEPLKQ; encoded by the coding sequence ATGAAAAATAATAGTTTAAGAAGTTATTTTTTTGTCTATCTAGGTTGTATTATCCAGGCTTTTTCAGTGAATGTAATTTTGAAGCCCAACAACCTTACTGTGGGGGGATTTACCGGTCTTTCATTGGCCTTGGAAAATATTATAGGGGTCAGATATAGCATAATATATTATATCCTATGTCTCATTACTCTAATTATGGCGTTTAAATTTTTAGGAAAGGTAGCGGGTTTAAAGATAATCTTACTGTCCCTTACATATCCGCTCCTCTTGGTGGCCTTTGATTTTTTAAATGTCTTTACTGTTGTATTGGATGATAAACTGTTGGTTTGTATCTATTATGGAGTATTAACAGGAATAGGATCCGGCCTGGTATTGAGGGAGGGATTTTCCCAGGGCAGTTCCGATACCTTAGCCAGAATTACCAATGTATTGCTGCTTCCCCATATAAGTATAGCAAAGATTCTTTTTGTTATAGATGTAGCTGTACTTTTCGTATGCGGAAGTGTCTTTGGTCTAAATTCTATCCTCTATGCCTTGGTTATGCAGGCTGTCTATATGAAGACATTGGATTCCGTTCTTATGGGAATGAGGGCACAATTAGTCAAAGTTATAATAATTACTTCTAAAACCGAGGAAGTAAAAAAATATATTAAAGAAGTTTTACACCGTGGTGTAAGTCTTGGAAATAACTCCAACGATTCAAATTCTCTTCAACTTAAATTAATATCTATCTGTTCTACCAAGGAAGCCCATGCCATGAAAGAATATGTGGCAAGGATAGATAAGGAAGCCTTTATCAACGTAGCTCCGGTTATCTCTGTGTGGGGAAAGGGAGATGGCTTTGAACCACTCAAACAATGA
- a CDS encoding DeoR/GlpR family DNA-binding transcription regulator, whose amino-acid sequence MLVEERKEKIIQILEKDGNIKVSHLTKLFNVSLQTIRRDLETLEADDLIKKVYGGAILNKEKIQDITHFTREKQSLMEKEEIAEIAVKLIEEGDSIALNDSTTNLAIAKKLKEKFKKLTIISNSLLIITELSSVEGFNVILAGGILNIKEQAFFGEITKRILDEFIIDKAFISVSGFSLQTGITDYPLEEVQIQKKLLDISQKSIIIADSSKLESISLIKVRDISDVDILVTDSNISSEIKNTYEKAGIGIICR is encoded by the coding sequence GTGTTAGTTGAAGAACGTAAGGAAAAAATAATACAAATACTAGAAAAAGATGGGAATATTAAGGTTTCCCATTTAACCAAACTTTTTAATGTTTCCTTGCAGACAATCAGAAGAGATTTGGAGACTTTGGAAGCCGATGATCTTATAAAAAAGGTCTATGGAGGAGCTATCCTGAATAAAGAAAAAATTCAGGATATTACACATTTCACCAGGGAAAAACAGTCCTTAATGGAAAAAGAGGAAATTGCCGAAATTGCTGTGAAACTTATAGAGGAAGGAGATTCCATAGCTTTAAATGACAGTACCACCAACCTGGCAATAGCAAAAAAGCTGAAGGAAAAGTTTAAAAAATTAACTATTATTTCAAACTCCCTCCTTATTATCACCGAACTCTCCAGTGTAGAGGGATTTAATGTTATCCTTGCAGGGGGAATATTAAATATAAAAGAACAGGCATTTTTTGGAGAGATAACTAAAAGAATACTGGATGAATTTATAATTGATAAGGCTTTTATCAGCGTCAGCGGTTTTTCTCTGCAAACAGGTATAACAGATTATCCCCTGGAAGAGGTTCAGATTCAAAAGAAACTACTGGATATAAGTCAGAAATCTATTATTATTGCCGACAGCAGTAAGTTAGAATCCATATCTCTTATCAAGGTGAGGGATATTTCGGATGTGGATATTTTGGTGACCGATTCAAATATTTCTTCTGAGATCAAGAACACTTATGAGAAGGCAGGGATAGGTATAATCTGCCGATAG
- a CDS encoding cation diffusion facilitator family transporter, translated as MKEKKILWIIIFNLIIIFSEILFGIISNSFALIADALHNAGDVIAIVITYIALKLGTRKTTFKYTFGFLRSEMMAAFVNTLFLSITMIYMVYEAVSRFFYPEIIEPIYMIVVGIIAVIANGISAYLLNNMNVSTHTHHEHHHEHGEDTNIKSAYLHMLSDALISVGVVTAGVFIYFFRIYYIDSILTIIFSFYILRHSYPLLKKSFLSLMDANITEISPHELDKIIKINENIIEYHDLHIYKPSSKYNFISFHIVLKNNNLILKEIEEITGKIKYNLKKYDFNHILIQVDTGTHIKNKINCELKE; from the coding sequence ATGAAGGAGAAAAAAATATTATGGATCATAATCTTTAATTTAATCATTATATTTTCCGAAATCTTGTTCGGAATAATTTCAAATTCATTTGCATTGATCGCAGATGCACTGCATAATGCCGGAGATGTCATCGCCATAGTTATTACCTATATTGCATTAAAATTAGGTACAAGAAAGACCACCTTCAAATATACCTTTGGTTTCTTGCGATCTGAGATGATGGCAGCCTTTGTAAACACCCTATTTTTATCCATAACTATGATCTATATGGTCTATGAGGCAGTCTCCAGATTTTTTTATCCGGAAATCATAGAACCTATCTATATGATAGTTGTTGGAATTATCGCAGTAATTGCAAATGGTATCAGTGCATATCTTTTAAATAATATGAATGTCTCCACCCATACTCACCATGAACATCATCACGAACATGGAGAAGATACAAATATTAAGTCAGCTTATTTACATATGCTCAGTGACGCTCTCATCTCGGTAGGAGTTGTCACAGCGGGAGTATTTATTTACTTTTTCAGAATTTATTATATTGACTCCATTTTAACCATTATTTTTTCGTTCTATATCCTGCGTCATTCCTATCCCTTACTGAAAAAAAGTTTTTTATCTCTGATGGATGCCAATATTACAGAGATCTCACCCCATGAGTTGGATAAAATCATTAAAATTAATGAAAATATCATTGAATACCATGATTTACACATCTATAAACCCAGTTCAAAATATAATTTTATATCATTTCATATAGTTTTAAAAAATAATAATTTAATTTTAAAGGAAATAGAAGAGATCACTGGTAAGATTAAATACAACTTAAAAAAATATGATTTTAATCACATCCTGATCCAGGTAGATACAGGCACCCACATAAAAAATAAAATTAATTGTGAATTAAAGGAATAA
- a CDS encoding sugar phosphate isomerase/epimerase family protein — translation MKIGIETESFHLYFQYGKMDVFDFIRRAAEMGFEGVELNMIPGWGIDSELGQLGDDNKEHLDKVRAEIDKYNLYAEIDCNGTSHEELSKAVRVAHHIGADVIRTYIKFDEFDAAVYEQTTQDLKDIVPVLEKYRIQVGLENHEYETADELIKIVKEVNSHWVGLHYDFGNAMMAWEDPIEAAEKMAPYTYTTHFKDHIIVKDEDAKYDYLVCGVPAGTGNIDLDKAFKIMVEKSPLKRINMEMCFPYCTDFKREPGAGGVHKVGEGAFKLGEAPYDRNLIKPLDYYFPHKAVDDAVIEKMMADQFEGAKKSAEYLKSLRDKYCR, via the coding sequence ATGAAAATTGGTATCGAGACAGAAAGTTTTCACCTGTATTTCCAATATGGAAAGATGGATGTATTTGATTTTATAAGAAGAGCAGCAGAGATGGGATTCGAAGGTGTAGAACTTAACATGATTCCAGGCTGGGGAATAGATTCTGAGTTAGGTCAATTAGGAGATGACAATAAAGAGCATTTAGACAAGGTAAGAGCCGAGATAGATAAATATAATCTTTATGCTGAGATCGACTGTAATGGAACTAGTCATGAAGAACTTAGTAAGGCTGTAAGAGTAGCGCATCATATCGGAGCAGACGTTATCAGGACTTATATTAAATTTGATGAGTTTGATGCTGCTGTATATGAGCAGACTACTCAGGATTTAAAGGATATAGTACCTGTTTTAGAAAAGTACAGAATACAAGTAGGTCTTGAAAATCATGAGTATGAAACGGCTGATGAGCTTATTAAGATCGTAAAGGAAGTAAACTCTCACTGGGTAGGACTTCACTATGACTTCGGTAATGCTATGATGGCATGGGAAGATCCTATTGAGGCTGCTGAAAAGATGGCTCCTTATACATATACTACTCATTTCAAAGACCATATAATCGTAAAGGATGAAGATGCTAAATATGATTATTTAGTTTGTGGTGTCCCGGCAGGAACAGGAAATATCGACTTAGATAAGGCATTCAAAATAATGGTAGAAAAATCTCCATTAAAAAGAATCAATATGGAAATGTGTTTCCCATATTGTACAGACTTTAAAAGAGAACCTGGAGCAGGTGGAGTTCATAAAGTCGGCGAGGGAGCATTTAAATTAGGAGAGGCACCATATGATAGAAACCTTATCAAGCCGTTAGACTACTATTTCCCGCACAAGGCTGTAGATGATGCAGTTATCGAAAAGATGATGGCTGATCAGTTTGAAGGAGCAAAGAAGAGTGCGGAATATCTAAAATCTCTTAGAGATAAATATTGTAGATAG
- a CDS encoding ArsB/NhaD family transporter — MQLTIGLIIFITTFYLIITEKVPGPIATLLGGLSMALVGIINEHEALHAIGSRLEIILLLVGMMIIVHFISETGVFQYLAVKVAQLVKGEPFPLLVLLAVITAVCSAFLDNVTTILLMAPVSILLANQLKVDPFVYIITLIMSANIGGLATLIGDPTQLIIGAEGKIGFNDFLINTAPVAIISLIMLIITVYFMYGRKMVVSRDLKARVMELDASRSLKDMKLLQESATIFALVIFGFLMNNFIDKGLAIMALTGAVVLIVITKREPIEVFKHVEWDTLFFFMGLFMLIQGIEATGLVDIVGDNIVEHTRGNFPLAVSMIMWVSALFTSVIGNVANAAMVSKIIHFMIPSFEGMQTTTFWWALSMGSLLGGNITILASATNVVAINSATKAGCKISFGKFMKFGLVIAVQSLIAANLYLWIKYF, encoded by the coding sequence ATGCAGCTAACAATAGGTTTAATCATATTTATAACGACATTTTATTTAATAATAACAGAAAAGGTCCCGGGTCCCATAGCCACCCTTTTAGGGGGGCTGTCCATGGCACTTGTGGGAATCATAAATGAACATGAGGCACTCCATGCCATCGGCTCCAGACTGGAAATAATACTCCTGCTGGTAGGGATGATGATCATCGTTCATTTTATCTCCGAAACAGGAGTCTTCCAGTATTTAGCAGTAAAGGTAGCCCAATTAGTAAAGGGAGAACCCTTTCCCTTACTGGTACTTCTGGCAGTAATAACAGCTGTCTGTTCAGCATTTTTGGACAATGTAACTACCATCTTACTCATGGCACCGGTATCTATCTTACTGGCAAATCAGCTGAAAGTTGACCCCTTTGTATACATCATAACCCTTATAATGTCAGCCAACATAGGGGGATTAGCTACATTGATCGGTGACCCTACCCAGCTGATCATAGGGGCAGAGGGTAAGATAGGATTCAATGATTTCTTAATCAATACAGCTCCAGTTGCTATCATTTCACTGATTATGTTAATAATTACAGTCTATTTTATGTATGGCAGAAAGATGGTTGTATCGAGAGATCTAAAGGCCAGGGTCATGGAGCTGGATGCATCCAGATCATTAAAAGATATGAAATTGCTGCAGGAATCAGCTACTATCTTTGCCCTGGTAATCTTTGGATTTTTGATGAACAACTTCATCGACAAGGGGTTAGCTATCATGGCTCTTACTGGTGCAGTTGTATTAATAGTAATAACCAAAAGGGAACCTATAGAGGTCTTTAAACATGTGGAATGGGATACCTTGTTTTTCTTCATGGGATTATTCATGCTGATCCAGGGGATAGAAGCCACAGGTCTCGTGGACATTGTTGGAGACAACATCGTAGAACATACCCGGGGAAATTTCCCATTGGCTGTGAGTATGATAATGTGGGTATCGGCATTATTCACCTCGGTAATTGGAAATGTAGCCAATGCAGCCATGGTTTCCAAGATCATTCATTTTATGATTCCCAGTTTTGAAGGGATGCAGACAACAACTTTTTGGTGGGCTCTGTCCATGGGATCACTCCTGGGAGGGAACATAACTATTCTGGCATCTGCAACCAATGTGGTGGCTATAAATTCAGCCACTAAGGCAGGGTGTAAGATAAGTTTTGGTAAATTTATGAAGTTCGGATTAGTTATAGCTGTTCAAAGTTTAATTGCAGCTAATCTTTATCTATGGATTAAATACTTTTAA
- a CDS encoding TetR/AcrR family transcriptional regulator, giving the protein MRRLERKLAIKKKFIDTTMTIIKEEGVEKVSIRKIAKITGYNSATLYTYFRNLDYLILLSSIKFLKEYFKGLNEYLAKAKDSLEEAILMWEFFCKCSFERPKIYRSIFFSDLDYDQKNIENCCAIEEFYKIYPEDISKFSSKFESIMLNLDLYQRNKEILINLVNEGFITLDKVESINDLQLLIYKGLLEEAAKTENIDERRALCDKTIKYIKRCYNF; this is encoded by the coding sequence ATGAGAAGATTAGAACGAAAATTAGCTATAAAAAAAAAATTTATAGATACAACTATGACTATTATTAAAGAAGAAGGCGTTGAAAAGGTTAGTATAAGAAAAATTGCAAAGATTACAGGATATAACAGTGCTACCCTCTATACTTATTTTAGAAATTTAGATTATTTGATACTTTTAAGTTCTATTAAATTTTTAAAAGAATATTTTAAAGGTCTAAATGAATATCTTGCTAAAGCTAAAGATTCCTTAGAGGAAGCCATACTTATGTGGGAGTTTTTTTGTAAATGCTCCTTTGAAAGGCCAAAAATTTATAGATCTATATTTTTTTCAGACTTGGACTATGATCAAAAAAATATTGAAAATTGTTGTGCAATTGAAGAGTTTTATAAAATTTATCCAGAAGATATTTCAAAATTTTCATCGAAGTTTGAGAGTATAATGTTAAATTTAGACCTCTACCAGAGAAATAAAGAAATTCTTATTAATCTAGTTAATGAAGGATTTATAACTTTGGATAAAGTTGAATCTATAAATGATCTGCAGCTGCTTATATATAAAGGTTTGCTCGAGGAAGCAGCTAAAACTGAAAATATCGATGAACGCAGAGCTTTATGTGACAAAACCATTAAATATATAAAGAGATGCTATAATTTTTAA